The sequence below is a genomic window from Brettanomyces bruxellensis chromosome 9, complete sequence.
TTCTACACCTCACACCGCTATCAATTCTGCCTCACCCCTTCTCATTCAGAAGGGGACCtgagcgaaaaaaaagtttttcaGTTCACCCagcaatttattttttttttccttattatttttttcgataGTTCTCAGTTTCATTTCGAGCATTAAGATTAAAAAAACCTTTAACACGATATTTGACTCTAATAACAAATCTCTTGAAAGTCTTTGTTAGAACGACAAACAGGCCAAGATAGTTCAAGATGCCAAGTAAGTATCAAAAGTGGAATACTCGGAATGAAAAGATGACGGTGCTATTTTGAGCGAGGTGGAATATAAAACCATTTGTGAagtttttgaatttgacaGTTGCAATATAGCTATGGGGAGAATAGGGGATGGCATAGTGATAGGGGGTAGTTGACTTGAATGATTACTGTACTATAAGTCTGCATGGTTATTCATTTGGTGAAGTAATTTTAAGAGAACAGATATATCGGAATCATGTTTGcatttatttatcattGTCAAGATTAGAGTTCCAGTGTGAAAACCATTATGATATGATAGTTGAATAACCGTATACTAACATCAACGTTTTTTAATCTTTCAGGAGCTCCAAGAAACCATTCTAAGACCTACTCGGTCCCAAAGAGACCTTTCGAAATCGCCAGATTGGATGGTGAGTTGAAATTGTGCGGTGAATATGGATTGAAGAACAAGCATGAAATCTACAGAATTGGATACCAATTGTCCAAGATCAGAAGAGCTGCCAGAGACTTATTGACTATGGATGAGAAGAACCCAAGAAGACTTTTCGAGGGTAATGCTTTGATCAGAAGATTGGTCAGAGTGGGTATCTTGCCAGAAGACAAGATGAAGTTGGATTATGTCTTGTCCTTGAAGATTGAGGACTTCTTGGAAAGAAGACTACAAACTCAGGTGTTCAAGTTGGGATTAGCCAGATCTGTTCACCACGCCAGAGTTTTGATCAGACAGAGACACATTGCTGTTGGTAAGCAACTTGTTACCATTCCATCTTTCATGGTGAGATTGGACTCCCAAAAGCACATTGACTTTGCTGCTACTTCTCCATACGGTGGTGGCAGAGCTGGTAGAGTTAAGAGAAGATCTGAGAAGGCTAAGGCTGATGCCGCTAAGGATGGCGAAGAAGCTGAGGCTGCTGAAGAGGAGTAATGGGCAAATAACACTTAAACTAAATATAAACTCCATCTTAATGCTTTAGGTGTAATTTCctatatcttttttttgtctaaTATCAAAACTTACTTCACGTATACACCATATTGTACTTATTATCCACTTATATCATGTAAAATACGTATATTGCCGTATGCTAAATACGAACGTTTAGTTGTACTTTAAGTGCCGATTAGTGCACTATGGGATACAGCACTAATTAGcatgcctttttttttcgatttgTATGcataccttttttttcagagaAAATATTCTCGGATCCccgcgaaaaaaaaggtgtcTACTAGCACGAGCGtatattttccttcttctacTATCTTGGCTCatcgatatttattatccACACCTTACACCTCTAGTTAAAAAAATCACAAATGGGACAGCGAATATGACGCCCGaaaatttccatttattgggtgaaaatatgaatgcaggtataatttttttcatggCGCGAAGTCGTTTGGTATCAATCATGCTGAAATAAGCAAGGGGCAAACCCTACCGGAAACAAAGCTGgaaaaactaaaaaaaaaacttcaaaaatttataCCTAGATACTTCTCTTCAAGCTACTTCAAGCTCCAAGCAATACACTTTTAAGCCTTTGATATTCTAACAGCTATTGACACACATAAGTAACCAAAGATGGGTAAAAGGTATGCATTAAGAACACACAGGAAgttttgatttcttcatATTTAAAGTCAAGTTGGTTTATTCCAGGGgatatttttaataacaGATGATTTTCAGCATGGTACTTTGACATGAACAAATTAGAAAAGACACAAGTAATGGGCAACTCTATATGTGGTTATACTAAGCAGTTTTACAGAAGTTGATAATTCAAATTCATTGGGCATGATCGTTACGGAAACCagtatattatttattacaTTTTGTGGATGGTGGCCTAAAAGGGAAAGTTCAACTCTGAGCGTCAAGTTGGCAACAGCTAGGTGATTGTCGTGGGATTTTTATATGAAAGGAGATCACATTTGAGTCATTTCTTTTGCTGAGCTAGATACTAACATAATTTGACTCATGtcattaatattatttcaGTCACGGTTTAAGATCAAGAACTCGTTACGCATTCAGTCGTGACTACAAGAAGCATGGTGGTCTTCCAATGTCCACCTACTTGAAGACATACAAGGTAGGTGACATTGTCGACATCAAGGTGAACGGTTCTATCCAGAAGGGTATGCCATTCAAGTACTACCATGGAAGAACTGGTATTGTGTACAACGTTACCAAGTCTGCTGTTGGTATTATTATCAACAAGGTCGTTGGTAACAGATACCTGGAGAAGAGAATCAACGTGAAGATTGAGCACGTCAAGCATTCTAAGTGCAGAGCTGAGTTCTTGGAGAGGGTCAGAGAGAACGCTGCTAAGAGAGCCGCTGCTAAGGCTGCTGGAAAGACCATTCAGCTTAAGAGAAAGCCAGCTCCACCAAGAGCTGCTGAGGTTGTTTCAGGTGTCCCAACTACTTTGGCTCCTGTTGCTTACGAGACTTACATTTAAAGAGACAAGACAGGAAAAGGGGGAGTTGCATCCGCTTTTGGTTCGggtaatatattttctgtgcttctctttcttttagGAGGTGTCATGTAGGTTTTAAGtatccaaaaaataaatctgATAGTGTTCAACTAGTAATCACAATTCTGttaattatattttgtaaTGCTTTACTGTTTCTGTTCTCGCGTCTAATAGACTGACATTATATCGTTTTGTAGTTATATCCGGGATTTAGAATTAGGATGGTATTGGTATGCATTTGAATTAGGACTACCGacaattgaaaatttttttttcagctcgatcgatttttttctcccctaTTCCTAGAGGTTTGATAATTATGTGCCAGATCCCTGATTACACCAAAATTTGGTGATAGGTTTACAAATGCACGTCTCCAAATGCGGTTGATTACGCCCTAAAGTGACACATCAAAAGATCTAACTAAATTTTAGAATATACACATATCGTTCCCCAAATATCGATTGGCAATTTACATGAAATACTTGAAATAGAGCCAAGTAAGATCTGTTCATTTAGCCATCACATATATTAGCAGTCTTTCCTTCCTTATTTTTGTGCCAACTTAACATAATTGTGTACGCACACACACACAACAGAAACGCATACAAGTGGACACAAAAACATGGGaattgaagataagaagatTGACAAAATAGGGTCAGATATCAACGAATCGATACCGTACTTGACATCTGATGAAAAATCCTCTACCCTGAGAGAAGTGTTTCCCGAAACAATAACTACTAATAACCACAAAAATCCCAGTGCAGATCAAGAAATAATGCAACTGAAAGAGAGTGCTCTCCGAAGAAAGAAAGGGGTGGTTCTGCTTGAAAAACAGctggagaaggagaaagaggaaactCAGGTAAAGCCGTGGGTTCATCTCATATCTGGAGGTTTAGGTGGAATGTGTGGTGCGATATTCACCTCTCCATTCGATGTTGTCAAGACTAGATTGCAGTCCTCGGTTTATAGAGAGGCCTATAAAAGTCATGCAGGGTCAAATTCAATTACTGGAAGTATGGCCAAACATTTTAAAGAGACTTGTTCCATTATATATAAGGTGTATAAAGTTGAAGGACCTAGAGCTTTATTCAAAGGACTTGGTCCGAACTTAGTTGGTGTTATTCCTGCAAGATCGAttaatttctttacttATGGCTACACCAAAGAtgttttgaagaaaacagaCTATTTCGGTGGACAGGAAACATCTTTCATGCACTTGCTGGCGGGCCTGAATGCTGGTATAGTAACAAGTACTGCCACAAATCCTATTTGGCTGATAAAGACACGACTTCAGCTAGACAAGGCTACAAAAAAGCAGTACAAAAACTCTTTTGATTGCTTGTACAAAACGCTCAAAACAGAAGGTATAGGGGCTCTGTACAAAGGATTATCTGCATCCTATTTGGGATCAGGTGAATCGACAATACAATGGATTCTTTATGAGCAGATGAAGCACATGATTAACAACAGGGCAGAGAGACTTGCTGCTTGTGGATGTGAAAGAACTCGTATGGATGACATTGCTGATTGGTTTGCAAGATCTGGTGCTGCCGGTTTCGCCAAGCTTATTGCGTCTCTAGCTATGTATCCTCATGAAGTTGTGCGGACAAGGTTAAGACAGGCTCCAATGGAAAATGGAAAGCCAAAATATACAGGGCTCATGCAATGTTTCAAGGTCATATATAAAGAGGAAGgctttttatcattttatGGTGGATTAACGCCTCATCTTATGAGAACTGTTCCAAATAGTATGATTATGTTTGGCACTTGGGAATTGTTTACTAAGGCTTTGTCAGATTTATGAGTTGATTTTAGAAATCAAAGCTGGTTAGTGCGGCTTGTTATTATCCGCtttttacttatttttttttggtttaaTGGGGCTACTTCATGTAAATAATCCAAAATGGATCCAGAAACCATCCCTCTTCATATATACCGATGCAAATTCATCAACCCCaattaataatatttaacTCGCGAAGCCGATTTTGCATTCCATGACGTATATGCCATGAGTCAATGTCAAAATCAATGCCATGCTTTTAATCGCTGCCATTCTATGAGCTGGTAAATAATTGTACGATAGATAGAGTCGTGCTCATCCAGGATTTAATTTATgggtgagaaaaaaaaaagaattgaaatTCAAGACTGGAAGGTTCGATACTCTTCAGCTTCAACTACTACATTCGgtaattattattcaatCAAAAGAGCATATTGCTGGTGACTTATTCAGTTTCATCTTACAACGATGTCATTTAGATATGGATTGAGAAAATTCCTTAAATACCCTGAGAAATATCCTCAGATCGTAGTTTTTAGTGATCCAAATGCTGTTATCATTAGAGATCTGTTCCCTAAATCCATATTTCACTTCTTAATACTACCACGACAATTCACTTATCTACGACCACAACTTGCATTTAAATCTGACAAATTTCGAGAAGCTATGCAGAAGTATATAGAAAAAGCTATAGATATCATTACTGAGGAATTTAACCAACAATATGAATTTATCGATCCAAGCACTAAACTGTGGGACCATATAAAAGTATGTTGTCACTCGGTCCCATCCATGAAGAATTTACACATTCACGTGATGACAACAGACCTATACAGTGAGCGTatgaaaaacaagaagCATTACAACAGTTTCACAACTAAATTTGCTATCGATTGGGACGAACTACCGCTAGATGCCAATGATCCCAGAGTTGACAATGTGGAATACTGCAAGCAACTTTTAAAGCAGGACATGATATTTGAAGGGGAGAACTTTGGTTGccatttcaaaaagatcaagaCGGCCATTGAGGAACGATTTAAAAATACCGTTAGAGTAAAGGAAACACTGCAAACTAATCCAAATCAAAAGGAGACTTTTGAGTCTAAGCCCTGATAAATAAACCTATATATGTCATCTTCAGTTTGTTGTGTAAGCTTATCACTCTGGCCAATTGAATCATTTATGCTTGGTTCAGCTTCATATCCGAAAACGTCTTTCATAGTTAATCCATGCTCGCCCTCTTCTTTCGTTATATAGCCGCCAAAAACGTATTTCTGTAGTAATTCCTCTGCGATTCGAGTACACTCCTTAGCCATATCTTCATCCTTACTAACAGCATCCGCACTGACCGAATCAACCGAGCTTATCCATTCGTCAACTTCTGGAAGatgcttctttctcaaaAGTGTTGTTAAAAGTCCCTCATGCTGAGTTGTATCAAACTCGTAGTTTGGAAACGaatctgatgatgaaagtgCCATTTTATTAGCATCGAGGGCacgagaaaatgaattaagCTGTGATAGAATCACATTGAATTGATTTTGAAGTCGAATCCAATTTGGTAAAGGCTGTCTAGCCCGCAGCaaatcttccatttttcgCAATGAATGCACCAATTGGTTAAGACGAGGTCGTATTTGTTCCAAAGGCAGAATTGGAACCTCATCAAACTTTAGAGGAGGGTATTTTCGTTGAGCGGATTGCATTTGACCAATTTGGGGTTGTGATTGGTTTCCATTATTACTCATGATTAATGCTAGTTATAGGAATTGTAAATCCTCGGAATAAGTAAACTAAACAAGGCCTGTGTGTGGAGCTAGGTTTGCTGGACcttcaagttctttttattttattctattttttttttttttttttttttgatcttatctttatttttgtgcTCATTTTTTCCAGTAGAACCTTTTCAAcgatatataaaaagaatagaTTTATAATCACTTTTTGTCACCATAAGCTATCGATGATGACATCAGGAGCAATGTCTAAGAGATCACTGAAACGAAGGGAAcgtgaaaagagaaaggagCACAGATTTGAGGATTTGAAAGGCCTATATGGTTCATCTCAAGAACTTCTGGGAAGAATTAAGAAGATTGAACGGAAGGGGACGAAAACGGCTACAGATTACCGAAACATTGACAATCTCAAGGAAAGATACGAGTTCATGCATACATTTGAACATGCTCAGGGGGAAAAGCAAGCTGGAAAACACGacgaaaaggaaaaaactATATCAGGTTCAACTAAGACAGAACTTAAGCTTGAACTCAAGACAAATTCAGTGTTTTATGATCCTGAGATAAATCCCTTAGGCGAGCAGCCATTTTTGGGGATGGCTAATTTGTCAGTTCACAGTAAGAATAAATTAATCAAAGGACAATGGAAGAACTTGAGTAATCTTTCTGAGATTGAATCTGAACAGATTTCGCTGCCAGTGGAACCTAAGCCGAAATTCTACAAGTTGAAACAGATTCAGACACAATACCAAAGTGCCGATTTTTGATTTACGGATATGCTCTATTACAACATAGAGTTGGGTCTGAACGTGGGTTCAGATGTAGAAACACTTGCTATAAACGCATATGTATATTTTAGTGAATTCGAAACATATAATTGAATAAGATAAACAGAAATATTTACTATCGCTTGAGGTAATGCACGTCTCATACACACTAAAAAAGACATATGTATTGACATTCTAAGTGTGTGCAAAGACTATCTGGTAGCGAGCTCATTTCTCCTTGGCAAACAACCTTTCCACTTCGGAAACAGACTCTGCTAAGACCTTGTCTTCGAACTTGCTGTCCTTCAACTGCTGCTTGACATTACCAATGACAGTAGAGGATAATTGCTCCTGCTGCAATTGTCTAACCTGAGCCTCGTATCTAACCCATGAGTCCAAAACAGACTTTGCTTTGTTGGCGACCTCGACTTTCTGTTTCAACTCGAAAGCCTCAGCCTCAATAGCGGCAGTCTCCTTAGACATCTCGAAAAGAGCCTTTGTAGTTGTGACCACATCTTTCAAGTTTGAAACCTCAGAAATTCTGTCTTTAACTGCATTGACATGATTCTCTCTGGCATCATTCAAAGTCTTGGTAACAAATCCAATTCTCTTTCTGGCAAACTCACCGTACAGCGGAGCAATAACTTTGACAGTCATGTAAATAAAGCTGAAGAACGTGATGACCAAAAGCGACTCTCCGttaataacaaaaaatccCTCAGCAATACTGTAAACAGTAGCTGCTGCAGCCGTTGCCAATGTACCTGTCTTTGTGACAAAGTTAGAACCTGGAATCATGTCAATAAGGCTAGTAGCTTTAGTTTTTGCATCAACCTTTGCAGCCTTTTTAGACTCTGGTGCTTTAGTAGCCAAAAATCTTAGACCGATTGGGGATACAGATTTTGATTGTAAAAATGCAGACTTCAAAACCAATGGCCTCACAACCATTGGTCTGAGAAGCGAAGGTCTCACGAGTGAGATTTTAGCAGCTTTGAAAACATACGAATTGTTAGTATCACAATTCTCATAGCTGGACAATATACACATGACATCTTGTTGACAATTTTACATCCGCTATGTTgtaattattttattgcatGAATTTCTGCTCTCTCCAATGGTATCAATAATGAGGCTGTCATAATAGGAAGGAAGTGTGAATTTTTTATACTATTGAAAAGTTAAATGTGCATACACATTGTACTTCAACACATTACTATGAATACTTAGATACCTCGTTCAACTCTCTGATACTGAATTCTGTTCTCAATCAACTGATGGCATCTTCACTTGTCCTCAAACAAAACTTAAACCATTTATTTTAACACTTACCTCTTAAAGCAAGAGTATTGAACATATTGCTTCTGTAACGTTCTGCAAATCAGATATAAATAcaacaataaataaaatctATGCTTGAGGAGGCACAGGTTAAACGTATCATGCTCTCTTAATTGCGACGACTGCACTaagtttatttttatttttttttatttttctctttgcAATCTGGGGAGCGTTCAATTTCGCATCTGCAAGAATAGTTCACTCTCTACACAAATATCCCAATATTCGGCATTGCTACTTCGCGGTTGGACAAACTTTGCTGAAATCAGCATAACTGATCTTCTATATaagggaaaaatttttggaatgATTTTATTGGCGGAAAGGCGGAAACCAGAACGGAAGCCAACCATTTCGAGCATTTATGTCTAgcaaaagagaaataaaaaaaaacagaagaCAGAAAAATGATTACGTAATATGATTATAATATTAGTTCCAGGAAGGATTATGCTTTAATTCCTAGGTTCTAGTGCCTTTATTTAAAGATGCTGGGAGCAATCTGAAACGTAAAAAGCCAGATGACATATCTTATCGTATCATAATTTCGTTTCACATCGGTTAATGCGTAACATTCAGCACAGAAACCTTAATCTTTTCGATTTAGCAGTCAATATTTGTCACGTGTACACTCTGGTCAAAGATATTTGTTAGTATGGCAAAACTAAATGGCATCTAAAATCGGATTTGAAACAAAGTTCAATACTTACGATTGAACGGCATCATCATGCTGCATTTGTTCCTGATAGGCTATCTTTCTAATAATTTCACTTGAAGAACTTTCCTGCATGACACCATCTATAACCAACTCATCCAATATCTGATATGCGAGCtgaaagttgaaaataatatcaagCTCACAGACATTTCCGTATATCTTATCCATCACTTCCACGTATCGTTGTATTACTTCCAGAGCCAAAAGTTCATTGTCATCATTCCCAATACAtgcaatgaagaaaagagatgCATATCGACGATAAACAAGTTTAGAATCTTTGTACTCAAGTACATTGCacatttttgattttcttaaGGGCACAATTGCTGTAAGTTCCTTCGTAactctttgcttttcctgctGACCCATGGCAATATACCATTTGGAAAGTCTCACTTTCCCTTGTCGggataaaagaagaagatatttaATTGACATGGATGATTACTATACCAGTGGTGGTAAAGTATGATGCTAataaaagaacaaatttaCTTTCAGTTTATAGATTTCTAGGTAAAATTGCTGACATTCTGCAATTCATTTCTTGCTTACTGTGGATAAACATAAT
It includes:
- the RPS9B gene encoding ribosomal 40S subunit protein S9B, coding for MPTPRNHSKTYSVPKRPFEIARLDGELKLCGEYGLKNKHEIYRIGYQLSKIRRAARDLLTMDEKNPRRLFEGNALIRRLVRVGILPEDKMKLDYVLSLKIEDFLERRLQTQVFKLGLARSVHHARVLIRQRHIAVGKQLVTIPSFMVRLDSQKHIDFAATSPYGGGRAGRVKRRSEKAKADAAKDGEEAEAAEEE
- the RPL21B gene encoding 60S ribosomal protein L21B; its protein translation is MGKRSRTRYAFSRDYKKHGGLPMSTYLKTYKVGDIVDIKVNGSIQKGMPFKYYHGRTGIVYNVTKSAVGIIINKVVGNRYLEKRINVKIEHVKHSKCRAEFLERVRENAAKRAAAKAAGKTIQLKRKPAPPRAAEVVSGVPTTLAPVAYETYI
- a CDS encoding uncharacterized protein (BUSCO:EOG09263HED), translated to MGIEDKKIDKIGSDINESIPYLTSDEKSSTLREVFPETITTNNHKNPSADQEIMQLKESALRRKKGVVLLEKQLEKEKEETQVKPWVHLISGGLGGMCGAIFTSPFDVVKTRLQSSVYREAYKSHAGSNSITGSMAKHFKETCSIIYKVYKVEGPRALFKGLGPNLVGVIPARSINFFTYGYTKDVLKKTDYFGGQETSFMHLLAGLNAGIVTSTATNPIWLIKTRLQLDKATKKQYKNSFDCLYKTLKTEGIGALYKGLSASYLGSGESTIQWILYEQMKHMINNRAERLAACGCERTRMDDIADWFARSGAAGFAKLIASLAMYPHEVVRTRLRQAPMENGKPKYTGLMQCFKVIYKEEGFLSFYGGLTPHLMRTVPNSMIMFGTWELFTKALSDL
- the ATP4 gene encoding atp4 subunit B of the stator stalk of mitochondrial F1F0 ATP synthase (BUSCO:EOG09264PE5); this translates as MFNTLALRAAKISLVRPSLLRPMVVRPLVLKSAFLQSKSVSPIGLRFLATKAPESKKAAKVDAKTKATSLIDMIPGSNFVTKTGTLATAAAATVYSIAEGFFVINGESLLVITFFSFIYMTVKVIAPLYGEFARKRIGFVTKTLNDARENHVNAVKDRISEVSNLKDVVTTTKALFEMSKETAAIEAEAFELKQKVEVANKAKSVLDSWVRYEAQVRQLQQEQLSSTVIGNVKQQLKDSKFEDKVLAESVSEVERLFAKEK